From the genome of Helicobacter colisuis, one region includes:
- a CDS encoding R.Pab1 family restriction endonuclease — MKSSVSYPLLIHQFSNKDLLCEIIIREKQYAVGIMPMLYFCVALSSLKDSKNQSFVGRYIQNKENGYLEINKQNIEVFIQMFRIFGMLSKTHQYDCLQILNYLIKMNDRNNSRL; from the coding sequence TTGAAATCAAGTGTCAGCTATCCACTTTTAATTCATCAGTTTTCAAACAAAGACTTACTTTGTGAAATTATTATAAGAGAAAAACAATATGCGGTTGGTATTATGCCAATGCTCTACTTCTGTGTGGCATTAAGTAGCTTAAAGGATTCCAAGAATCAAAGTTTTGTTGGGAGATACATACAAAACAAAGAAAATGGTTATTTGGAGATAAATAAACAAAATATAGAAGTATTTATTCAAATGTTTAGAATCTTTGGAATGCTTAGCAAAACACATCAATATGATTGCTTGCAAATACTAAATTACTTGATAAAAATGAACGATAGAAATAATTCAAGATTGTAA
- a CDS encoding N-6 DNA methylase gives MNKIDTINLGSYYTPRFIVEIAYQILESKIENLNNFLFFDSSCGYGDFFVKKYKYLGADIDEAALKKVDQSIKTINTNSLLNVSRAKFNIDENQNLIIIGNPPYNDKTSIVNNSIKKEVFKMDSKLVHRDLGISFLRSFAILKAKYVCVLHPLSYLIKQANFNALFDFKSNYRLLDCLVISSAFFTNSKTFFPIAIALYEKNNKGMDFNFIKNYEFKTYEGQTFVLNKFDFIGNYITKYPNPKDSRKEVAYFHTMRDINALKRNATFMPNYNSNTIRVFSENLKYYYYVHHFKKFAKDLPYYFGNLDVFINHKEFIKIEKDFLSLDNNSSIKNYFNRLFKEYGCA, from the coding sequence TTGAATAAAATTGACACAATAAATCTTGGTTCATATTATACACCAAGATTTATTGTTGAGATTGCCTATCAAATACTAGAGAGCAAAATTGAGAATCTGAATAATTTTTTATTTTTTGATAGCTCTTGCGGTTATGGAGATTTTTTTGTTAAAAAGTATAAATATTTGGGGGCTGATATTGATGAAGCTGCATTAAAAAAAGTGGATCAATCTATAAAAACTATCAATACAAATTCACTCTTAAATGTTTCTCGAGCAAAATTCAATATTGATGAAAATCAAAATTTAATCATCATAGGAAATCCTCCCTATAACGATAAAACTTCAATAGTGAATAATTCCATAAAAAAAGAAGTGTTCAAAATGGATTCTAAATTAGTACATAGAGATTTAGGAATCTCATTTTTGCGTTCATTTGCAATCCTTAAAGCAAAATATGTTTGTGTCTTACACCCTCTTTCTTATTTGATTAAGCAGGCAAATTTTAATGCTTTATTTGATTTTAAAAGTAATTATAGACTTCTTGATTGTTTAGTCATTAGCTCTGCATTTTTTACAAACTCAAAAACATTTTTTCCTATCGCTATTGCATTATATGAAAAAAACAATAAGGGAATGGATTTTAATTTTATTAAAAATTATGAGTTTAAAACTTATGAAGGACAAACTTTTGTGTTAAATAAATTTGATTTTATAGGTAATTATATTACAAAATATCCAAATCCAAAGGATTCCAGAAAAGAGGTGGCATATTTTCATACAATGCGTGACATCAATGCACTCAAACGAAATGCCACATTTATGCCAAATTACAATTCAAATACCATTAGGGTATTTAGTGAGAATTTAAAATATTACTACTATGTCCACCATTTTAAAAAATTTGCAAAAGACTTGCCCTATTATTTTGGCAATTTAGATGTTTTTATTAATCACAAAGAGTTTATAAAAATTGAAAAAGACTTTTTAAGTTTGGATAATAATTCCAGTATTAAAAATTATTTTAATAGGTTATTTAAGGAGTATGGATGTGCTTAA
- a CDS encoding restriction endonuclease translates to MCLRYEFPLSKATGKIRIKERLAFSDYGIPVPPTKTIITHKHYIEWQIGYDTLVDSNEEYHFIGANGKRKQIYELSEFLEFGLKCKLIDLEALKVLKYEIENNKDFIECREAITRSNLQKRQ, encoded by the coding sequence ATGTGCTTAAGGTATGAGTTTCCATTAAGCAAAGCAACGGGCAAGATTCGCATTAAAGAGAGATTGGCATTTAGTGATTATGGAATCCCGGTTCCTCCGACAAAAACAATCATTACACATAAGCATTATATAGAATGGCAGATAGGTTATGATACATTGGTAGATAGTAATGAAGAGTATCATTTTATTGGTGCTAATGGAAAAAGAAAACAAATATATGAGTTAAGTGAATTTTTAGAATTTGGATTAAAGTGTAAGCTTATAGACCTCGAAGCGTTAAAAGTATTAAAATATGAAATTGAAAATAATAAGGATTTTATAGAATGTAGAGAAGCAATAACAAGAAGCAACTTACAAAAGAGACAATAA
- a CDS encoding argininosuccinate synthase, with protein sequence MEKTKDIKKVVLAYSGGLDTSVILKWLGDTYNCEVVTFTADIGQGEEVEPARAKALKLGIKPQNIFIDDLREEFIRDFVFPMFRANTIYEGEYLLGTSIARPLIAKRLVEIAREVGADAIAHGATGKGNDQVRFELGAYALNPDIKVIAPWREWDLNSREKLLAYAESAGIEIEKKQNKSPYSMDANLLHISYEGQILEDPNVAPEEDMWRWSVSPKNAPDNPTIITISFEKGDGVAINGEKLSPAEFWAKLNKLGGENGIGRLDLVENRYVGMKSRGCYETPGGTIYLKAHRAIESLCLDREAAHLKDSIMPKYAELIYNGYWFSPEREALQALIDKTQEKVEGVVRLELYKGNVTVLGRESKNSLFNAAYSTFEEDSVYNQKDAAGFIKLNALRFIIAGKAK encoded by the coding sequence ATGGAAAAAACAAAAGACATTAAAAAAGTAGTATTAGCATATAGCGGTGGGCTTGATACAAGCGTGATTCTCAAATGGCTTGGGGATACTTATAATTGTGAAGTGGTAACCTTTACAGCAGACATTGGGCAAGGCGAAGAAGTAGAACCTGCACGAGCAAAAGCCTTGAAATTAGGCATAAAACCGCAAAATATTTTTATTGATGATTTGCGTGAAGAATTTATACGCGATTTTGTATTTCCTATGTTTAGGGCAAATACAATCTATGAAGGAGAATATCTCCTTGGCACGAGCATCGCAAGACCACTTATTGCTAAGCGACTTGTAGAGATCGCTAGAGAAGTGGGCGCTGATGCCATAGCACACGGCGCAACTGGCAAGGGCAATGACCAAGTGCGATTTGAGCTTGGAGCTTATGCGCTAAATCCTGATATAAAAGTCATCGCGCCTTGGAGAGAGTGGGATTTAAATAGTCGCGAAAAATTACTTGCTTACGCAGAATCTGCAGGCATTGAGATTGAAAAAAAGCAAAATAAATCGCCTTATTCAATGGACGCAAATCTCTTGCATATAAGCTATGAAGGACAGATTCTAGAAGATCCAAATGTTGCACCTGAAGAGGATATGTGGCGATGGAGTGTAAGCCCCAAAAATGCCCCTGATAACCCAACTATCATTACCATTAGTTTTGAAAAAGGCGATGGCGTAGCAATCAATGGCGAGAAGCTAAGCCCTGCAGAGTTTTGGGCGAAACTGAATAAGCTTGGCGGAGAGAATGGCATTGGGCGACTTGATTTGGTAGAAAATCGCTATGTGGGTATGAAATCGCGTGGGTGCTATGAAACTCCGGGTGGAACAATCTATCTAAAAGCACATCGTGCTATAGAATCTCTATGTCTTGATAGAGAAGCGGCACACCTAAAAGATTCGATAATGCCAAAATATGCCGAGCTTATTTATAATGGCTATTGGTTTAGCCCAGAGCGTGAGGCGTTGCAAGCATTGATTGATAAGACACAAGAAAAAGTCGAGGGTGTCGTGAGGCTAGAGCTATATAAAGGCAATGTAACCGTGTTAGGTAGAGAATCCAAAAACTCTCTCTTTAATGCGGCTTATAGTACCTTTGAAGAAGATTCTGTATATAACCAAAAAGATGCCGCAGGATTTATTAAGCTCAATGCACTAAGATTTATCATCGCAGGGAAAGCAAAGTAG